The Planctomycetota bacterium genome includes a window with the following:
- a CDS encoding lipid-binding SYLF domain-containing protein: MVRLATLSASLALATLLLSGCSTVPEKKADRDALASACTATISSAKAKDASLETFFKDSYGYAIFPEVGNGGAGLAFSYGHGMVYKGGTVVGYCDLSKGTIGLTLGGQAFAELIFFKDKERYDGFVAGKFVFAANASAVAISAGGGASASYKEGVAVFITDPAGLMFDASIGGQQFNYRSMDSVK, encoded by the coding sequence ATGGTTCGACTTGCGACCCTCTCCGCATCCCTGGCTCTGGCCACCCTCCTCTTGTCGGGCTGCTCGACGGTTCCGGAAAAAAAGGCTGACCGCGACGCGCTGGCCTCCGCGTGCACGGCGACCATCTCCAGCGCCAAGGCGAAGGACGCGTCGCTGGAGACATTCTTCAAAGACAGCTATGGCTACGCCATCTTTCCCGAGGTGGGCAATGGCGGCGCGGGCCTGGCTTTCAGCTATGGACACGGCATGGTCTACAAAGGCGGAACGGTTGTCGGTTATTGCGATCTCAGCAAGGGCACCATCGGATTGACTCTGGGCGGACAGGCTTTTGCGGAGTTGATCTTCTTCAAGGACAAGGAGCGCTACGACGGATTCGTCGCCGGCAAGTTCGTCTTTGCGGCCAACGCCTCGGCCGTGGCCATCTCCGCCGGCGGCGGCGCCAGCGCCTCCTATAAGGAAGGGGTCGCCGTGTTCATCACCGATCCCGCCGGGTTGATGTTTGATGCCTCCATCGGCGGTCAGCAATTCAACTACCGGTCCATGGACTCGGTCAAGTAG
- a CDS encoding M28 family peptidase, giving the protein MNTQRLSLAAFIVTCSAAIAFAPPPAPDKTAPIKTEQSAEQTAPVKKDQAAKASPEQADPLKSASSHAGKLVEGDKINPYTYEPESIAGDPNNPAETDLRAALEAMGPTATEWYQHVQTLSNPFFEGRVPGSRGNDLAAEYIEFFMKQAGLEPAFPNAAGAAGKSYRQPFELEGGAPVVETAELALNGSALKRQDQFEVMGSSGSGTVTAPLVFAGYAIESGQDGYTSFEEKDNFAGKIVVFLRYEPLDESGASLWSDRRFSGYAGMRPKLDALSERKPAALIMVNPPECKSGAKGLEHTESSVFGPGYDFPIVQITQEQADALLKSADPKGRSLMEFRRLADQGKIKTLALKDDVKATVHVAISEKGLPAQNVGGVIPGKGALASEWVVLGAHYDHVGMGYFGADPSNRGKLHPGADDNASGTSAMLCLAKKLKDYMASKESPDNCRSLLLMGFTAEEMGLDGSREFVKHPTVPSDKIAAMVNMDMVGRLRGNELAMSGTGTAEGFIDLIRPAVESSGLIVKADPGGRGPSDHASFYAAGIPVLFLFTGSHGEYHKPEDRGFTVNPYGASKIITLTEGLVKTLATTPTKPVFKSTDGSAGASRGYAKVRLGVQPGMSKRKSPGLAIDGVSADTSASDAGLKGGDVILTWDGQPMNEASELMDRLREKNPGDIVTLHIMRDGVEQDVNVTLRASEKAGAPAGKK; this is encoded by the coding sequence ATGAACACCCAGCGCCTCTCCCTCGCCGCTTTCATCGTCACGTGCTCGGCCGCCATTGCGTTCGCTCCTCCGCCGGCTCCCGACAAGACCGCTCCGATCAAGACGGAACAAAGCGCGGAGCAGACCGCGCCCGTCAAGAAGGATCAGGCCGCCAAGGCGTCGCCGGAACAGGCCGACCCTCTCAAGAGCGCCTCGTCGCACGCGGGCAAGCTGGTCGAGGGTGACAAGATCAACCCCTACACCTACGAGCCCGAATCGATCGCGGGCGATCCGAACAACCCCGCGGAAACCGACCTGCGTGCCGCGCTGGAGGCCATGGGGCCGACCGCCACCGAGTGGTACCAGCATGTGCAGACGCTTTCGAACCCCTTCTTCGAGGGACGCGTGCCCGGAAGCCGCGGCAACGATCTGGCCGCCGAGTACATCGAGTTCTTCATGAAGCAGGCCGGTCTTGAGCCGGCCTTCCCGAATGCGGCGGGTGCCGCGGGCAAGAGCTATCGCCAGCCCTTCGAGCTGGAGGGCGGCGCGCCGGTGGTGGAGACCGCCGAGCTCGCCTTGAATGGAAGTGCGCTGAAGCGCCAGGATCAGTTCGAGGTCATGGGCAGCTCGGGCAGCGGCACGGTGACGGCGCCGCTGGTCTTCGCGGGCTACGCGATCGAGTCGGGTCAGGACGGCTACACCAGCTTCGAGGAGAAGGACAATTTCGCCGGGAAAATCGTGGTGTTCCTGCGCTACGAGCCGCTGGACGAGAGCGGCGCCAGCCTGTGGAGCGACCGCCGCTTCAGCGGATACGCAGGCATGCGCCCCAAGCTCGACGCGCTCTCGGAGCGCAAGCCCGCGGCGCTGATCATGGTGAATCCGCCGGAGTGCAAGAGCGGCGCCAAGGGCCTCGAGCACACCGAGAGCAGCGTCTTCGGCCCGGGCTATGACTTCCCCATCGTGCAGATCACCCAGGAGCAGGCCGACGCGCTGCTCAAGAGCGCAGATCCCAAGGGCCGCTCGCTCATGGAGTTCCGCCGCCTCGCCGACCAGGGCAAGATCAAGACGCTTGCTCTGAAGGATGATGTCAAGGCCACCGTCCATGTCGCGATCTCCGAGAAGGGGCTCCCGGCGCAGAACGTCGGCGGCGTCATTCCCGGCAAGGGAGCGCTCGCCTCGGAATGGGTCGTGCTCGGCGCGCATTACGACCACGTCGGCATGGGCTACTTCGGCGCGGATCCCTCCAACCGCGGCAAACTGCATCCCGGCGCCGACGACAACGCCAGCGGCACCTCGGCCATGCTCTGCCTGGCCAAGAAGCTGAAGGACTACATGGCCTCCAAGGAGTCGCCGGACAATTGCCGCAGCCTGCTGCTGATGGGCTTCACTGCCGAGGAAATGGGCCTGGATGGAAGCCGAGAGTTCGTCAAGCATCCGACGGTTCCCTCCGACAAGATCGCCGCCATGGTCAACATGGACATGGTCGGGCGCCTGCGCGGCAATGAGCTCGCCATGAGCGGCACCGGCACGGCGGAAGGCTTCATCGATCTGATCCGTCCCGCGGTCGAGTCCAGCGGCCTGATCGTGAAGGCGGATCCGGGCGGCCGCGGCCCCAGCGACCATGCCAGCTTCTACGCCGCGGGCATTCCCGTGCTCTTCCTCTTCACCGGCAGCCACGGCGAGTATCACAAGCCCGAAGACCGCGGTTTCACCGTGAATCCCTATGGCGCAAGCAAGATCATCACGCTGACGGAGGGCCTGGTGAAAACTCTCGCGACCACGCCGACCAAGCCGGTCTTCAAGAGCACCGACGGCAGCGCGGGCGCCAGCCGCGGCTACGCCAAGGTTCGCCTGGGCGTGCAGCCGGGCATGAGCAAGCGCAAGTCGCCGGGTCTGGCCATCGACGGCGTCAGTGCCGACACCAGCGCCTCTGACGCGGGCCTGAAGGGCGGCGACGTGATCCTGACCTGGGATGGGCAGCCGATGAACGAGGCCAGCGAGCTCATGGATCGTCTGCGCGAGAAGAATCCCGGCGACATCGTCACGCTGCACATCATGCGCGACGGCGTGGAGCAGGATGTCAATGTCACGCTGCGGGCCTCCGAAAAAGCCGGCGCCCCCGCGGGCAAGAAATAG
- a CDS encoding aldo/keto reductase, with the protein MQGHSLTDYVTLGRSGLRVSPICLGAMTFGNEWKLGTDSAESDEMITHYLSAGGNFIDTANMYNKGHSEKILGDYFSKGPGKGTRDRVVIATKFMGNMWPQDPNGGGAGRKAIRHAVEDSLRRLQTDHIDLLWAHFWDQHTPIEEMMAELDRLVKAGKVLHLGLSDHPAWVCVKCQYTALMRGWEPLCALQIEYSLLQRTVESDLMSMARDLNLGVTPWSPLRGGVLSGKFDRSNPPKDDGSTRVKKESVWLNEKTFLLIDALKEIAALRQATVAQVALRWLLDQDGVTSVIIGARRPSQLKDNLGACAVKLTAEDHAKLHQLTKFEPPFPWEFLDMIRTAIQNGSTVNGIKSNVWDASPKSAAERF; encoded by the coding sequence ATGCAAGGACATTCATTGACCGACTACGTCACGTTGGGCCGCTCGGGTCTGCGCGTCAGCCCGATTTGCCTGGGAGCCATGACCTTCGGTAACGAGTGGAAGCTGGGCACCGACAGCGCCGAGAGCGACGAGATGATCACGCACTACCTCTCGGCGGGCGGCAACTTCATCGACACCGCGAACATGTACAACAAGGGCCACAGCGAGAAGATTCTCGGCGACTACTTCTCCAAGGGCCCGGGCAAGGGCACGCGCGATCGCGTGGTGATCGCCACCAAGTTCATGGGCAACATGTGGCCGCAGGACCCCAACGGAGGCGGCGCCGGCCGCAAGGCCATCCGTCACGCGGTGGAGGATTCGCTGCGTCGGCTTCAGACCGATCACATCGACCTGCTCTGGGCGCACTTCTGGGATCAGCACACGCCCATCGAAGAAATGATGGCGGAACTCGATCGCCTGGTGAAGGCGGGCAAGGTTCTGCATCTGGGATTGTCCGATCATCCGGCGTGGGTTTGCGTGAAGTGTCAGTACACGGCGCTGATGCGCGGCTGGGAGCCGCTCTGCGCCTTGCAGATCGAGTATTCACTGCTGCAGCGCACCGTCGAGAGCGACCTCATGAGCATGGCCCGCGACCTGAACCTGGGAGTGACGCCGTGGAGCCCGCTGCGCGGCGGCGTGCTCAGCGGAAAATTCGACCGCAGTAATCCGCCCAAGGACGACGGCTCGACGCGCGTGAAGAAGGAATCGGTCTGGCTCAACGAGAAGACCTTCCTGCTCATCGACGCCTTGAAGGAGATCGCCGCCCTGCGTCAGGCGACCGTGGCGCAGGTGGCGCTGCGCTGGCTGCTCGACCAGGACGGGGTCACCAGCGTGATCATCGGAGCGCGGCGGCCATCGCAGTTGAAGGACAATCTCGGGGCCTGCGCCGTGAAACTGACCGCCGAGGACCACGCCAAGCTGCATCAGCTGACCAAGTTCGAACCGCCCTTCCCCTGGGAATTCCTGGACATGATCCGGACCGCGATTCAAAATGGGTCAACGGTGAACGGGATCAAGTCAAACGTCTGGGACGCCAGTCCCAAGAGCGCCGCCGAACGCTTCTGA
- the ndhC gene encoding NADH-quinone oxidoreductase subunit A, with translation MIELAQAPTDFTLSSYAPILIVFVMAVIFSVVNQVATSLLGPKNTGSTKGVAVESGMNPFGTTRKRFNIRFYVLAMTFLVFDVEIIFLYPWAVTFTQLEPRSPEALLFLARILFFIGTSVIAYIYAWRKGVFRWD, from the coding sequence TCCTACGCGCCGATCCTGATCGTCTTCGTGATGGCGGTCATCTTCTCGGTGGTCAATCAGGTCGCCACCTCGCTGCTGGGCCCGAAGAACACCGGCTCCACCAAGGGCGTCGCGGTGGAAAGCGGCATGAATCCCTTCGGCACCACGCGCAAGCGATTCAACATCCGCTTCTATGTGCTGGCCATGACCTTCCTGGTCTTCGACGTCGAGATCATTTTCCTCTACCCGTGGGCGGTCACCTTCACGCAGCTCGAACCGCGAAGCCCCGAGGCGCTGCTCTTCCTGGCGCGAATTCTCTTCTTCATCGGCACCAGCGTGATCGCCTACATCTATGCGTGGCGCAAGGGCGTCTTCCGCTGGGATTGA